Genomic DNA from Selenomonas sp. oral taxon 126:
TACATCTGATTCAAACTCTGGACCGTTGTATGGACAAGATGTCCGCCGGCATCTGTATAGCTGTAGTGATCACCGACATTATACGTCTTTCCGGGACCGGGGGGTGTTGCTCCCGGATCATCCATATGCACTGTGCCGTCTGCCAACGTGACCTGAACGGGATTATCCTTTGTCGCCGTAGCAGATCCACTCGTAATGGAAGCTCCCTTATAATAATCGCCGATCTTATACGTTCCCGTTGTGAGCTTTCCAATAATCTTTGTGCCGGCACCGTCTTTCACCGTAAGATCAACCGGCGATGCCGCCGTTGCCGTTACGGACTCACCTGCTGCAAGAGGAACCATACCGTAGCCATCCCCGACGTCGATATTGCCGGTGCCATCGCCCACACGAAGATTCGCCCCATCCCCTTCTTTCGAGACAACAGACATATTGTCGATCTTATAGGTATGTTCATATCCTACAATCTTGGACGTAATCGGTGTCCCCGTACCGCCGGTGCTCACATAGCTGTAATAATCCGTGCCCACCTGATAGGTTTTCCCGGGGATATTCGACACATCATGCACTGACCCATCGGCAAGCTTTAATTTCACCGTCTCACCAGCAACCGTAGTAATACTGCCGGACGTCCCTTCCCTCGTAGCATTACCACCAATCTGATACGTTCCCGTATTGAACTCGCCGCCAACACCGGACGCCGAATAGGCACGCACGGTTGTATTCGCGTTCGCTGTCGCAGACTGCCCCACCATCGTGTTGTTGAGATCGTAGCCATATTTATAATTTGTGCCGGTGGTATTTTTATCAAACGTCCGCGTCGTCCCATCCGCGAACGTCACTGTCACAGGCGAATCGTTCTTGCTTACTGTTACGGTATCCCCTGCAGTCCTATAATCCTGTACCGTGGAGGAATACGCATCGCCAACCTTCCACGTCGCAGTACCCGGCACCTGTACTGTTGAGCCATCCGACAGTGTCAATGTCCGCATGGCACCTCCGCCCGCCAGCTTCGTAACCGTCCGCGTCGCACCGTCCAGATTATTCGTATAGGTCGCCCGCTCGGTCGCCTTTGCACTCATCGTCTTTCCTGCGGGGATGACAATATCCTGCGTGGCGCTCGACGTATTGAGCGAGCCGTTATTTGCCATCCACCCCTGCACGCGGTATCCGGAGCCGGGCATCACATAGTTGCCCTCTGCATCGAACTCGAATGCGCCGTTGCGCGTGTAGAAACGCTCCTGACCGCGATTGA
This window encodes:
- a CDS encoding flagellar hook-basal body complex protein, coding for MMRSMFSGVSGLKSHNTRMDVVGNNIANVNTTGFKASRVTFADMISQTLSGASAPERGSIGGVNPKQVGLGTSVSSVDLLFGDASVQQTGKNTDLAMTGNGLFVVNRGQERFYTRNGAFEFDAEGNYVMPGSGYRVQGWMANNGSLNTSSATQDIVIPAGKTMSAKATERATYTNNLDGATRTVTKLAGGGAMRTLTLSDGSTVQVPGTATWKVGDAYSSTVQDYRTAGDTVTVSKNDSPVTVTFADGTTRTFDKNTTGTNYKYGYDLNNTMVGQSATANANTTVRAYSASGVGGEFNTGTYQIGGNATREGTSGSITTVAGETVKLKLADGSVHDVSNIPGKTYQVGTDYYSYVSTGGTGTPITSKIVGYEHTYKIDNMSVVSKEGDGANLRVGDGTGNIDVGDGYGMVPLAAGESVTATAASPVDLTVKDGAGTKIIGKLTTGTYKIGDYYKGASITSGSATATKDNPVQVTLADGTVHMDDPGATPPGPGKTYNVGDHYSYTDAGGHLVHTTVQSLNQMYKITGVDVKKEIKAVQSKKNVTVDSIEDAKEATATKDKPLTVTLSDGTKTTVTSGTYRVGHSLPVTTLISVYDTLGNKHSIPLFYTMTKRGSGATTDDGNEWTVGLDGKDVTGTTTTIREADGSTTTVTLTPVKMKFSTSGALLSGGGTFKMTLTNGSFGTQEVTVDLSAVTQYAGTSTIVGTTDGHAAGTLSKVTFDSTGKLTGTYTNGVRQVEAQVAVAQFNNTTALEKQGGSLYRESNNSGVANIKTATDFGVKLTPGALEMSNVDIADQFSDMIITQRGFQSNSKIITVSDEMLETLINMKR